From Humisphaera borealis, the proteins below share one genomic window:
- a CDS encoding S1C family serine protease, with protein MQHTNRILQYVLNDSTGAAVAEGTSAGIASAVDVGDRSRAAERRDAGLGDADLLDAYSRAVTGAARRASPAVVNIEVKHAPRQVVDRRTGQQFEMPNGGSGSGFIFTPDGLILTNSHVVHGAEKIRVTLADGRQYEASLVGDDPETDLAVISILAPNLTSVSFGDSNAIQVGQLVVAIGNPYGFQYTVTAGVVSNLARSFRSKTGRLADNIIQTDAALNPGNSGGPLVDSGGRVIGVNTAIIAGAQGICFAIPAATAQFIASRLIRDGRVRRSFLGVGGQNVPLHRRVVRFHNLPEETGILVVSVEPDSPAHTAGLIEGDVLLELDGKPLRHIDDLQRILTEEKVGERIPLTLLRQQTEKQMVWVVPGESRAGVERE; from the coding sequence ATGCAACACACGAATCGGATTCTGCAATACGTTCTGAACGACAGCACCGGAGCCGCCGTGGCCGAGGGGACGAGTGCCGGTATCGCATCGGCGGTTGACGTCGGCGATCGGTCACGAGCGGCCGAACGGCGCGACGCCGGCCTGGGCGACGCCGATCTGCTCGATGCGTATAGCCGCGCGGTGACCGGTGCGGCCCGCCGGGCCTCGCCCGCCGTCGTCAATATCGAGGTCAAGCACGCCCCGCGCCAAGTCGTCGATCGGCGGACCGGACAGCAGTTCGAAATGCCCAACGGCGGCAGCGGGTCGGGGTTCATCTTCACGCCGGACGGCCTGATCCTGACCAATAGCCACGTCGTCCACGGTGCGGAGAAAATCCGTGTCACGCTCGCCGACGGTCGGCAATACGAGGCCTCGCTGGTCGGGGACGACCCCGAAACCGACCTGGCGGTGATATCGATCCTGGCGCCTAACCTGACCTCGGTCAGCTTCGGCGATTCCAATGCCATCCAGGTCGGCCAGCTTGTCGTTGCGATCGGCAACCCGTACGGCTTCCAATACACCGTGACGGCGGGCGTGGTGAGCAATCTGGCCCGCTCGTTCCGTAGCAAGACCGGACGGCTCGCCGACAACATCATCCAGACCGATGCGGCTTTGAACCCCGGCAACTCCGGCGGACCGCTGGTCGATTCCGGTGGCCGGGTGATCGGCGTGAACACCGCCATCATCGCCGGCGCGCAGGGCATCTGTTTTGCTATCCCCGCGGCGACGGCGCAGTTCATCGCCAGCCGGCTGATACGCGACGGCCGGGTGCGGCGCAGCTTTCTCGGTGTCGGCGGGCAGAACGTGCCCCTCCACCGGCGGGTGGTGCGCTTTCACAACCTGCCGGAAGAGACGGGCATCCTTGTCGTCAGCGTAGAGCCCGACAGCCCGGCCCATACCGCGGGCCTGATCGAAGGTGACGTCCTGCTGGAACTCGACGGCAAGCCTCTGCGGCACATCGACGACCTGCAGCGGATTCTGACCGAGGAAAAGGTGGGCGAACGGATTCCGCTGACGCTGCTGCGGCAGCAGACCGAGAAGCAGATGGTGTGGGTGGTGCCGGGCGAGAGTCGGGCCGGCGTTGAACGCGAGTGA
- a CDS encoding ClpP family protease, producing MTNLDLTNVDPRVVARLAELESAVKSAGIDPATLTHTPAYAVPQMGIPTSTQMNTRGMPSMIPGRGPVSMPVAMPGPGGGSYNRYREMTIEELLLENRVVFLVGEINHASAYRVIMHLLYLQSVKRDADINFYINSPGGVVDDTLAVYDIMKVLSCQIATYCIGRAESGGAVLFMAGQKGKRFILPNAKVMIHQPYGGVYGQAADIEIQAEQILKDKSSLIKIMAECTGQTMERIQEDSERDRFFDAEAAVKYGLCDEVLGGNDTAAAVTAADGNKPK from the coding sequence ATGACCAACCTGGACCTGACGAACGTCGACCCCCGCGTGGTGGCGAGACTCGCCGAACTGGAGTCGGCGGTGAAGTCTGCCGGCATCGACCCGGCGACGCTGACCCACACACCGGCTTACGCCGTGCCGCAAATGGGAATCCCCACCAGCACGCAGATGAACACCCGCGGCATGCCGAGCATGATTCCCGGCCGCGGCCCCGTCTCGATGCCGGTCGCCATGCCCGGGCCGGGCGGCGGGTCGTACAACCGCTACCGCGAAATGACCATCGAGGAACTGCTGCTCGAAAACCGGGTGGTGTTCCTCGTCGGCGAGATCAACCACGCGTCGGCGTACCGCGTCATCATGCACTTGCTTTACCTGCAGAGCGTGAAACGCGACGCGGACATCAACTTCTACATCAACTCGCCCGGCGGTGTCGTGGATGACACGCTGGCGGTGTACGACATCATGAAGGTGCTGTCGTGCCAGATCGCCACCTACTGCATCGGCCGCGCCGAAAGCGGCGGGGCGGTGCTGTTCATGGCCGGCCAGAAGGGCAAGCGCTTCATCCTGCCCAACGCCAAGGTGATGATCCACCAGCCGTACGGCGGCGTGTACGGACAGGCGGCGGACATCGAGATCCAGGCCGAGCAGATCCTGAAGGACAAGTCGTCGCTCATCAAGATCATGGCCGAGTGCACCGGCCAGACCATGGAACGCATCCAGGAAGACTCCGAGCGCGACCGGTTCTTCGACGCCGAAGCCGCCGTGAAGTACGGCCTGTGCGACGAAGTGCTCGGCGGCAACGACACCGCGGCTGCCGTGACGGCGGCGGACGGGAACAAGCCGAAGTAG
- a CDS encoding ATP-dependent Clp protease proteolytic subunit: MTSNTLIPIVVEKSGRGERAYDIYSRLLRDRIIMLTGPVTDESASVIQAQLLFLSNEDPKSDINFYINSPGGSVSAGFGIVDTMKFLRCDVATTCIGMAASMGAILLSAGTKGKRSCLPNAQVMLHQPLIGGVMQGPATDLAIEAQHMLRLRDRMYKLMAEWTGKTPETIHRDFDRNKWLFAEEAVAYGCADKVLERIPETIARPLPTGEDEKV, from the coding sequence ATGACTTCCAACACCCTCATCCCCATCGTCGTCGAGAAGTCCGGCCGCGGCGAGCGGGCTTACGACATCTACTCGCGCCTGCTCCGCGACCGCATCATCATGCTGACGGGCCCCGTCACCGATGAGTCGGCCTCGGTCATCCAGGCACAGTTGCTCTTCCTGTCCAACGAAGACCCCAAGAGCGACATCAACTTTTACATCAACTCGCCCGGCGGCAGCGTGTCGGCGGGATTCGGCATCGTCGACACGATGAAGTTCCTCCGCTGCGACGTCGCCACCACCTGCATCGGCATGGCCGCCAGCATGGGCGCGATCCTGCTGTCGGCCGGCACCAAGGGCAAGCGCTCCTGCCTGCCCAATGCACAGGTCATGCTCCACCAGCCGCTCATCGGCGGCGTGATGCAGGGCCCGGCGACGGACCTTGCGATCGAAGCCCAGCACATGCTTCGCCTCCGCGACCGCATGTACAAGCTGATGGCCGAGTGGACCGGCAAGACGCCTGAAACCATTCACCGCGACTTCGACCGCAACAAGTGGCTCTTCGCCGAAGAAGCCGTCGCCTACGGCTGCGCCGACAAGGTGCTCGAACGCATCCCCGAAACGATCGCCCGTCCGCTGCCGACGGGTGAAGACGAGAAGGTGTGA
- a CDS encoding prefoldin domain-containing protein produces the protein MSSIRTIASFAPTIGLSLLLIATGCGGSPSTANIELRKEKQALAARVAELETKSAADQRVIESLRDSRPTIPTLPPDRLARLFTTTGLELGRLTGGLDTDGKKTGDEGVKVYIAPIDNEGQPIKMSGSFTVEAFDLADTASPLVGTWAFDVASVRKKWRGSFLDYNYVLDCPWQEKVPTHDELTLKITFVDELTQAPFKIQTVVKVKLPTAPTTQPTTAPATKTGG, from the coding sequence ATGTCATCCATCCGAACGATCGCCTCATTCGCCCCGACGATCGGTCTCTCGCTTCTTCTGATCGCAACCGGCTGCGGCGGCAGCCCTTCGACGGCCAATATCGAGCTCCGCAAGGAGAAGCAGGCGCTGGCGGCCAGGGTTGCCGAACTGGAAACCAAGTCTGCAGCAGATCAGCGCGTCATCGAAAGCCTGCGCGACAGCCGGCCGACCATCCCCACGCTCCCTCCCGATCGCCTGGCCCGGCTGTTCACCACGACCGGCCTCGAACTCGGCCGACTCACCGGCGGTCTGGACACCGACGGCAAGAAAACCGGCGATGAAGGCGTCAAGGTCTACATCGCCCCGATCGACAACGAAGGTCAGCCGATCAAGATGTCAGGGAGCTTTACCGTCGAGGCGTTCGACCTGGCCGACACGGCATCCCCGCTCGTGGGCACCTGGGCGTTCGATGTCGCTTCGGTCCGCAAGAAGTGGCGGGGCAGCTTCCTGGATTACAACTACGTCCTCGACTGCCCCTGGCAGGAGAAGGTTCCCACGCACGATGAACTGACCCTCAAGATCACCTTCGTTGACGAACTGACGCAGGCGCCGTTCAAGATTCAGACGGTGGTGAAGGTCAAACTTCCGACGGCACCCACAACGCAACCGACCACCGCGCCGGCAACCAAGACCGGTGGCTAA
- a CDS encoding endonuclease/exonuclease/phosphatase family protein: MQPIRRSFIALLMVALIGASAKAEEVVTVVTYNIEHFNDHFEGFEIGKKLTKEQKDDPNISLLLAAVKKANDEDNWETAQVITDRDVNPDILVIQEGCTQSNLEYFNKRWLREAYATAITFPTNTGERNQHLNMLLKPGFKVIKQNDKYHEEKDPTPNERGDKLFARGPAFVLIETPSGYRFWVGTTHQKSKRIDFDAAAQSEIKKENAGQPKEAITAKVLEGKNAAGKAAAEWRNREAKRTHAIMKELAAGGDSDDVLLLGDTNDELGMDEYEKLAGGDAIELLVGPKEDGFILATKALVDDKQISFGGYWRPDFRSFIDHVVATPAMKDQIADVKVFRAGLARTASDHYPVVVKVKSDAVKK, encoded by the coding sequence ATGCAACCGATTCGCCGCTCGTTTATTGCACTCTTGATGGTCGCCCTCATCGGCGCTTCGGCCAAAGCCGAGGAGGTCGTGACCGTCGTCACGTACAACATCGAACATTTCAACGACCATTTCGAGGGTTTCGAGATCGGTAAGAAGCTCACGAAAGAGCAGAAGGACGACCCCAACATCAGCCTGTTGCTGGCGGCGGTGAAGAAGGCGAATGACGAGGACAACTGGGAGACGGCGCAGGTCATCACCGACCGCGACGTGAACCCCGACATCCTGGTCATCCAGGAAGGCTGCACGCAGTCGAACCTGGAGTACTTCAACAAGCGCTGGCTCCGTGAAGCCTACGCGACGGCGATCACCTTTCCCACCAACACCGGCGAGCGCAACCAGCACCTGAACATGCTGCTCAAGCCGGGGTTCAAGGTCATCAAGCAGAACGACAAGTACCACGAAGAAAAGGACCCGACGCCCAACGAGCGCGGCGACAAGCTGTTCGCCCGTGGCCCGGCGTTCGTGCTGATTGAGACGCCGAGCGGCTACCGCTTCTGGGTCGGCACGACGCACCAGAAGAGCAAGCGGATCGATTTCGATGCCGCCGCGCAGTCGGAGATCAAGAAGGAGAACGCCGGCCAGCCGAAGGAAGCGATCACGGCGAAGGTGCTGGAAGGCAAGAATGCCGCCGGCAAGGCCGCGGCCGAGTGGCGCAACCGCGAGGCCAAGCGTACGCACGCGATCATGAAGGAGCTGGCCGCCGGCGGCGATTCGGACGACGTGCTGCTGCTGGGCGACACCAACGACGAACTCGGCATGGACGAGTACGAAAAACTCGCCGGCGGCGACGCGATCGAACTGCTCGTCGGGCCGAAGGAAGACGGTTTCATCCTGGCGACCAAGGCGCTGGTGGACGACAAGCAGATCTCCTTCGGCGGCTACTGGCGGCCGGACTTCCGCAGCTTCATCGATCACGTCGTCGCGACCCCCGCGATGAAGGACCAGATCGCAGACGTCAAGGTGTTTCGCGCCGGACTCGCTCGGACTGCAAGCGATCACTATCCGGTGGTGGTGAAGGTGAAGAGCGACGCGGTGAAGAAGTGA
- a CDS encoding TraR/DksA family transcriptional regulator: protein MSLTQNPTKRCSLCGKPIAKARLEALPGVTTCIECASKHPQKFDPRLVDLSEASPINRNGFAPKD, encoded by the coding sequence ATGTCACTCACCCAGAACCCGACCAAACGCTGCAGCCTCTGCGGCAAGCCGATCGCCAAGGCCCGGCTGGAAGCCCTTCCCGGCGTGACGACCTGCATCGAGTGTGCGTCGAAGCACCCTCAAAAGTTCGACCCGCGCCTGGTGGACCTGAGCGAAGCCAGCCCGATCAATCGAAATGGCTTTGCGCCGAAGGATTGA
- the mutS gene encoding DNA mismatch repair protein MutS: MEKKLSPAMQQYQQFKAQYPGYVLFFRMGDFYEMFWDDAKIAAKALGVALTSRNKGQPDEIPMAGVPFHAVEAYLRKMIAAGHKVAICEQMEDAALAKGVVKRDVVRLMTPGTLTDDPLLDGRSDNYLAAVAFNVTKADGYRASVCWVELSTGECTAATGDERQVLDEISRLRPAEVLVPEMPSGREHEFADRIRAVGVKAITARAGWQFTPHHAKEELQRQWQTHTAAGFGFADDDPAVLACGAILSYLAETQKSGVGHLRSLRKHTVDDHLSIDPASWRSLEVDRTLRSGGTEGTLLSALDRTRSAMGGRLLRQWLRTPLRDIEHITARQEAIAAFLDSPAALKSVIEKLDDICDIERIVGRLAVNRVGPRDLASLSRCLQSMPALLEVLQAMPRSKEVAPELANLASFCGEQATFLSSAVLPDPAPHLREGGVIARGFDAELDRLKELAKNSAQWLSQYQVRLSTETNIPSLKVSYNKVFGYYIEVTNSHKDKAPIAWTRKQTTTNSERYITDELKKFESEALTAQDRSVALEQQLFEKVRQTLLPYVESFQELAFGLARVDVLSSLAALASERRYCRPAVVPQRVLEIIDGRHPVLDQQLGSEFVANDTRFAEGDTLSLITGPNMAGKSTYIRQVALITLLAQVGSYVPAKSATVGVADRLFTRIGASDELHAGQSTFMVEMTETANILNNATDRSLVVLDEIGRGTSTLDGLSLAWAISEHIAGTVRCRTLFATHYHELTDLSDRFKGVRNLNVAVREWEDQVIFLHRIVEGGTDRSYGIHVARLAGVPRNVLERARQLLGELAVHHTAHTRPLRSKNKPIDENQLPLFADPSKEVIGELAAVDINAMTPMQALEMLGKLKGKLGK, encoded by the coding sequence GTGGAGAAGAAACTCTCCCCGGCGATGCAGCAGTACCAGCAATTCAAGGCCCAGTACCCGGGCTACGTGCTGTTCTTTCGGATGGGGGATTTCTACGAGATGTTCTGGGACGACGCGAAGATCGCCGCCAAGGCGCTCGGCGTCGCCCTCACCAGCCGCAACAAGGGACAGCCGGACGAAATCCCGATGGCGGGAGTGCCGTTTCACGCGGTCGAGGCGTATCTTCGCAAGATGATCGCCGCCGGGCACAAGGTGGCGATTTGCGAGCAGATGGAGGACGCGGCGCTGGCCAAGGGCGTCGTGAAGCGCGACGTCGTCCGGCTGATGACGCCGGGCACGCTGACCGATGATCCACTGCTCGACGGCCGCTCTGACAACTACCTTGCCGCCGTCGCGTTCAACGTCACCAAAGCCGACGGCTACCGGGCGTCGGTCTGCTGGGTGGAGCTCTCGACCGGCGAATGCACCGCCGCGACCGGCGACGAGCGGCAGGTGCTCGACGAGATCAGCCGATTGCGGCCGGCGGAGGTTTTGGTGCCCGAGATGCCCAGCGGCCGCGAGCACGAGTTCGCCGACCGCATTCGCGCCGTTGGCGTCAAAGCGATCACCGCGCGGGCCGGCTGGCAGTTCACGCCGCACCATGCGAAGGAAGAGTTGCAGCGGCAGTGGCAGACGCATACCGCCGCCGGCTTCGGCTTCGCCGACGACGACCCGGCCGTCCTCGCGTGCGGCGCGATCCTCAGCTATCTCGCCGAGACACAAAAATCGGGCGTCGGCCATCTGCGGTCGCTCCGAAAACACACTGTCGACGACCATCTCTCGATCGACCCCGCGAGTTGGCGCAGCCTGGAAGTCGACCGCACGCTTCGCTCCGGCGGGACCGAAGGCACGCTGCTGTCGGCGCTCGATCGCACCCGCAGCGCGATGGGCGGCCGCCTGCTGCGGCAGTGGCTCCGCACGCCCTTGCGGGATATCGAGCACATTACCGCCCGGCAGGAGGCGATCGCCGCGTTTTTAGACTCGCCGGCCGCGCTCAAGAGCGTCATCGAAAAGCTCGACGACATCTGCGACATCGAGCGCATCGTCGGCCGGCTCGCGGTCAACCGCGTCGGCCCGCGCGATCTGGCGTCGCTCTCCCGCTGCCTGCAATCGATGCCGGCACTGCTCGAAGTGCTCCAGGCGATGCCGCGATCGAAAGAGGTCGCACCGGAGCTGGCCAACCTCGCGTCGTTCTGCGGCGAGCAGGCGACGTTTCTGTCGTCGGCCGTCCTCCCTGACCCCGCACCGCACCTGCGCGAAGGGGGCGTCATCGCCCGCGGGTTCGATGCCGAGCTCGACCGGCTCAAGGAGCTGGCGAAGAACTCCGCCCAGTGGCTCAGCCAGTACCAGGTCCGGCTGTCGACCGAGACGAACATCCCTTCGCTGAAGGTGTCGTACAACAAGGTCTTCGGCTACTACATCGAAGTCACCAACAGCCACAAGGACAAAGCGCCGATCGCCTGGACGCGCAAGCAGACGACGACCAATTCCGAGCGGTACATCACCGATGAGTTGAAGAAGTTCGAGAGCGAAGCGCTGACCGCGCAGGACCGCAGCGTCGCGTTGGAACAACAGCTCTTCGAAAAGGTGCGGCAAACGCTGCTGCCGTACGTCGAATCGTTCCAGGAGTTGGCGTTCGGGCTCGCGCGGGTGGATGTGCTGTCGTCGCTGGCGGCGCTGGCGAGCGAACGCCGCTACTGCCGCCCGGCGGTGGTGCCGCAGCGCGTGCTGGAGATCATCGACGGCCGGCATCCCGTGCTCGACCAACAACTCGGCAGCGAGTTCGTCGCCAACGACACGCGGTTCGCCGAGGGGGACACGCTGTCGCTCATCACCGGGCCGAACATGGCTGGTAAGAGCACCTACATCCGGCAGGTCGCCCTCATCACGCTGCTGGCCCAAGTCGGCAGCTACGTGCCGGCCAAGAGCGCGACGGTGGGCGTCGCCGATCGGCTGTTCACCCGCATCGGCGCCAGTGACGAGCTGCACGCCGGGCAGTCGACCTTCATGGTCGAGATGACCGAGACCGCCAACATCCTGAACAACGCGACCGACCGCAGCCTGGTCGTGCTCGACGAGATCGGCCGGGGCACGAGCACGCTCGACGGCCTTTCGCTCGCCTGGGCGATTTCCGAGCACATCGCCGGCACGGTGCGCTGCCGCACGCTGTTCGCGACGCACTACCACGAACTGACGGATCTGTCCGACCGATTCAAAGGCGTGCGGAATCTGAACGTGGCAGTCCGCGAGTGGGAAGACCAGGTCATCTTCCTGCACAGAATCGTCGAAGGCGGCACCGATCGCAGCTACGGCATCCACGTCGCAAGACTGGCCGGCGTACCGCGGAATGTCCTGGAACGCGCCCGCCAGTTGCTTGGCGAACTGGCCGTCCATCACACGGCCCACACAAGGCCGCTGCGATCGAAGAACAAGCCGATCGACGAGAACCAGTTGCCGCTGTTCGCCGACCCGAGCAAGGAGGTCATAGGCGAGCTGGCGGCGGTCGACATCAACGCGATGACGCCGATGCAGGCGCTGGAGATGCTTGGAAAATTGAAGGGGAAGTTGGGGAAATGA